From a region of the Thermosipho melanesiensis BI429 genome:
- the plsY gene encoding glycerol-3-phosphate 1-O-acyltransferase PlsY — translation MEYIYSIFIGYFFGAIPFSFFIAKLKGIDIRKTGSGNVGGTNVLRNAGAFYGALAFFFDIFKAYIAVFLVKGFGIKFMLIAGTMAVLGHCYSIFLKFKGGKGVASTFGVFLAVYPWSGLVFFGVWLFIVAVTKYVSLASMIGLIFASIFVFFAGKDFWVIFLALSLFSILRHKDNIQRLINGNERKTDVIGYFFGKGKKN, via the coding sequence GTGGAGTATATCTACTCTATTTTTATAGGATATTTTTTTGGAGCAATACCATTTAGTTTTTTTATCGCAAAATTAAAAGGAATAGACATTAGAAAAACTGGCAGTGGAAATGTAGGAGGAACAAACGTATTGAGAAATGCTGGGGCATTTTATGGGGCTCTTGCATTCTTTTTTGACATTTTTAAAGCATATATCGCGGTTTTTTTGGTCAAAGGCTTTGGAATAAAATTTATGTTAATAGCGGGAACTATGGCTGTCCTTGGACATTGCTATTCTATATTTCTGAAATTTAAAGGTGGTAAAGGTGTTGCAAGTACTTTTGGTGTTTTTTTAGCAGTATATCCCTGGAGTGGCTTGGTGTTTTTTGGAGTCTGGCTATTTATCGTTGCAGTCACAAAATATGTTTCACTTGCTTCCATGATTGGTTTAATATTTGCTTCAATATTTGTATTCTTTGCGGGAAAGGATTTTTGGGTAATTTTTTTGGCTCTTTCCCTATTTTCCATATTAAGGCATAAGGATAATATACAAAGATTAATAAACGGCAACGAAAGAAAGACAGATGTTATAGGATATTTTTTTGGGAAGGGGAAGAAAAATTGA
- a CDS encoding MFS transporter, translating to MYYVVLNIFFGSLIVNSIAPLMPIFQEEFSLSVSLSSFIPILNTLGNIFFSFAASLIINKSGLRLLNLLSYTFILLALFFLTFFKSLEIVLLSFFLIGAGVTIIFTTSTTILAHFKNPKFGILHAFFGLGGILSPFFVSIFLKNNISYRLLYFIYLLLILILLVWSFFKDFPKISKNIKISTTILKPIFIISIISFLLYSGSEISTVTWASNLFLNFGYSKESASLFLGIFWFLFTLSRFMMEIFLKFFTENTLITFFSISSAILLILTVFLKTPVLFFVFGFFMGSIFPLMQRKANIRLSKDEVGFLNGVTYSATGIGALLFIALMGYVSKYSIPFMFLLPAIGLILVFALQKKEV from the coding sequence GTGTATTACGTTGTTTTAAATATCTTTTTTGGTTCACTAATTGTTAATTCCATTGCTCCTCTAATGCCAATTTTTCAAGAGGAGTTTAGTCTTTCTGTGTCTTTATCTTCTTTCATTCCAATTTTAAACACTTTAGGAAATATTTTCTTTTCATTTGCCGCTTCTTTAATTATTAACAAATCGGGATTAAGGTTGTTAAACCTATTATCTTATACTTTCATTTTATTAGCCTTATTTTTCTTAACTTTTTTTAAAAGTTTAGAAATAGTTCTACTTTCATTTTTTCTAATTGGTGCGGGAGTTACTATTATATTTACAACATCAACAACTATTCTAGCTCATTTTAAAAATCCAAAATTTGGCATTTTACATGCATTTTTTGGGCTTGGTGGCATCCTTTCTCCTTTTTTTGTCTCTATTTTTTTAAAAAATAACATTTCATATAGATTGCTTTATTTTATCTACTTATTACTGATTTTAATACTACTTGTTTGGAGCTTTTTTAAAGACTTTCCAAAAATATCAAAAAATATTAAAATATCTACAACAATACTAAAACCCATTTTTATTATTTCAATAATTTCGTTTTTACTCTACTCAGGAAGTGAAATAAGTACAGTAACATGGGCTTCGAACTTGTTTCTAAATTTTGGATACTCAAAAGAAAGTGCTTCACTATTTTTGGGAATTTTTTGGTTTTTATTTACACTTTCAAGATTCATGATGGAGATATTCCTAAAATTTTTCACTGAAAACACACTTATTACATTCTTTTCCATTTCCTCGGCTATATTATTAATATTAACCGTTTTTTTGAAAACACCTGTTCTTTTCTTTGTTTTTGGATTTTTCATGGGATCCATCTTCCCGCTTATGCAAAGAAAAGCTAATATACGTTTAAGTAAAGATGAAGTGGGATTTCTGAATGGAGTTACATATTCAGCAACGGGAATAGGTGCTTTGCTCTTTATTGCTTTAATGGGATACGTTTCAAAATACAGTATACCTTTTATGTTTTTATTACCAGCAATAGGTTTAATTCTAGTATTCGCACTACAAAAAAAGGAGGTTTAA
- the wecB gene encoding non-hydrolyzing UDP-N-acetylglucosamine 2-epimerase: MNLAIVFGTRPEVIKVATVYLKAKEKGINVKMIATAQHREMMDMMLNVFDITPDYDMNIMKTNQSLNHVCASVFTKLDDIIVKEQSDWILVQGDTSTAMAGAICAFNREVKVGHIEAGLRSNNLKDPFPEEMNRRVIDQVSDLMFAPTKRAAENLEKEGHSKERIKVTGNTVVDALMYIKEKFDLENIRKKIVREKDYILVTLHRRENWGEKMINILKGIKRFSKETGKKIVFPVHMNPKVRKVVFEELENFKNAILIEPLNYVEFLSILSDASIVASDSGGIQEEAPSFGKFVVVCRNTTERPELIKEGFGILAGTSEEGVYKALIEGSSKKLENKNPFGDGLASERIVSLIE; encoded by the coding sequence GTGAATTTAGCAATAGTTTTCGGTACAAGGCCTGAAGTTATTAAAGTTGCAACAGTCTATTTGAAAGCCAAAGAAAAAGGTATAAATGTAAAGATGATAGCAACTGCACAACACAGAGAAATGATGGATATGATGCTAAATGTCTTTGACATTACACCAGATTACGACATGAATATTATGAAAACAAATCAATCTTTAAACCACGTCTGTGCTTCTGTATTTACCAAACTAGATGACATAATTGTAAAAGAACAAAGTGATTGGATATTAGTTCAAGGAGATACATCCACCGCAATGGCAGGTGCTATTTGTGCCTTTAACAGAGAAGTTAAGGTTGGACACATTGAAGCGGGACTAAGGAGTAACAATCTAAAAGATCCATTCCCAGAGGAAATGAATAGACGTGTAATAGATCAAGTATCTGATTTAATGTTTGCACCAACAAAACGAGCAGCTGAAAACCTTGAAAAAGAAGGACATAGCAAAGAAAGAATAAAGGTAACGGGAAATACGGTGGTAGACGCTTTAATGTACATCAAAGAAAAATTTGATTTGGAAAATATCAGAAAAAAGATTGTAAGAGAAAAAGACTATATACTGGTTACTTTACATAGAAGAGAAAATTGGGGAGAAAAAATGATTAATATCTTAAAGGGTATTAAAAGATTTTCCAAAGAAACTGGGAAAAAAATAGTATTCCCTGTCCATATGAATCCAAAAGTAAGAAAGGTAGTCTTTGAAGAGTTAGAAAACTTCAAAAATGCAATCTTGATAGAGCCATTAAATTACGTAGAATTTCTCAGTATACTTTCCGATGCATCAATCGTTGCATCTGATAGTGGAGGAATTCAAGAAGAAGCACCAAGTTTTGGTAAATTTGTTGTAGTTTGTAGAAATACTACAGAAAGACCTGAACTAATAAAAGAAGGGTTTGGAATACTTGCGGGAACTTCTGAAGAAGGAGTATACAAAGCTTTGATAGAAGGAAGTAGTAAAAAACTTGAAAATAAAAATCCATTTGGAGACGGCTTGGCATCGGAAAGAATAGTTTCCCTAATTGAATGA